The genomic window NNNNNNNNNNNNNNNNNNNNNNNNNNNNNNNNNNNNNNNNNNNNNNNNNNNNNNNNNNNNNNNNNNNNNNNNNNNNNNNNNNNNNNNNNNNNNNNNNNNNNNNNNNNNNNNNNNNNNNNNNNNNNNNNNNNNNNNNNNNNNNNNNNNNNNNNNNNNNNNNNNNNNNNNNNNNNNNNNNNNNNNNNNNNNNNNNNNNNNNNNNNNNNNNNNNNNNNNNNNNNNNNNNNNNNNNNNNNNNNNNNNNNNNNNNNNNNNNNNNNNNNNNNNNNNNNNNNNNNNNNNNNNNNNNNNNNNNNNNNNNNNNNNNNNNNNNNNNNNNNNNNNNNNNNNNNNNNNNNNNNNNNNNNNNNNNNNNNNNNNNNNNNNNNNNNNNNNNNNNNNNNNNNNNNNNNNNNNNNNNNNNNNNNNNNNNNNNNNNNNNNNNNNNNNNNNNNNNNNNNNNNNNNNNNNNNNNNNNNNNNNNNNNNNNNNNNNNNNNNNNNNNNNNNNNNNNNNNNNNNNNNNNNNNNNNNNNNNNNNNNNNNNNNNNNNNNNNNNNNNNNNNNNNNNNNNNNNNNNNNNNNNNNNNNNNNNNNNNNNNNNNNNNNttgttggaccaagtcctgagcatctgcccgggccatcggccgataaaatcatgtacggaaggccttgcctacaagggcccgggctgcggcgtggtgcccgccgagtccggcatgaatttcagccagaaggtttcgcccttcctcttcggagatacacctttgaaggactccggttgtgcttttcttataaagctctccctcgtggactttataggctttagatcgccgcactatgcagcgggcctcgttttggtcctcaggaagttcctgcctagttaggtaggctaggaatggttctgtccacggggcaatgactgccattattgtgtgggctgacggtgttatttcattggcggagccaccaactatgtcagaatgttcggtgaggggtagtatggttgggtccgggctgttatttccggactctccctcccatgatatggatggcttgaaaagcctctctaggaagatgttgggagggacggcatcgcgctttgcgccaatgcatgccaacacgtctgctgcctggttgttctcccggactatatggtgaaattcgagtccctcaaaccgagatgacatttttaagacggcgttgcgataagctgccattttcggatccttggcatcaaagtctccatttatttgggatatcacgaggtttgaatccccacggacctctaggcgctgaatgcccgtggagactgccatccggagaccatgtagaagggcctcgtattcagctgtgttgttggagtctgtgtacattatctgaagtacgtattggattgtatctccggttggggacgtcagaacgacgccagcccccaggctaGCCAACATTtcggagccgtcgaagtgcatgatccagttggaatatgcgccgtactctttagggagttcggcttcagtccattcggcgatgaagtcggccaaaacctgcgacttaatagctcgccttggcttgtaagttatgtcgaacgggaggagctcgatggcccatttggcaatccggcccgttgcgtcgcggttgtttataatgtcattaagaggtacttcggaggctactgttatcgaacactcttggaaatagtgtcgcaacttccgggatgccatgaacaccgcgtatgctatcttttgataatgcgggtaccgcgaCTTGCATGGacttaggacagtggacacgtagtaaactggtttttggagagggaacttgtgtccgtccgtttctcgttcaacaacgagcaccgcgcttacaacttgatgggtttccgtgatgtataatagcattggttcgcccatgttgggcgcggccaggaccggatttgttgccaatatggctttgatttcttcgagtccggccgtggcggcatccgtccactcgaagtgttcggtgcgccgcaggaggcgataaaggggtaatgctttttttcctaagcgggagataaagcggcttagagccgccgtgcatccagtcaatttttgtatttgtttgaggtcttttgggatatccaattttgacagagctcggatcttggctgggtttgcttcaattcctctgccggatacaatgaagcccaagagctttccggctggtacgccgaaaacgcatttttccgggttgagcttaatgtcatatgctcggagattgtcgaatgtgagcctcaagtcgtctactagggtTTCGACATGCTAGGATTTGACGACCATATCATCTACGTAtgtctccactgttttgccgatctggtttgccagacatgtctaaatcatgcgctgatatgttgcgcaggcgtttttgagcccgaagggcattgtgttgaagcagaatgggccgtatggagtgatgaatgccgttgcggcttggtctggctctgccatcttaatttggtggtagccggagtatgcgtcgaggaagcacaatgaatcgtgtcctgcggtagcgtcaataatttgatcgatgcggggaagggggaagggattctttgggcaagccttgttaaggtccttaaaatcgacacacaggcgccaagatttgtccttctttggtaccgttACCAGGTTTActagccagttcggatgttttatatctctaatgaatccggcctccaatagtttggctagttcctctcccatggcctgtctcttgggttcggagaagcgccgaagagcctgtttgactagcttgaatccttttaggatacttaggctgtgctcggccagccggcgtgggattcctggcatgtctgaagggtgccaggcaaagatgtcccaattttcgcgtaggaattcccatagtgcagcgtctacatcagggtttaattgtgccccgatggaggccgtttttgtagggtccgttggatggacttggaatttgactatttcgtccgccggtttaaaagaggtggacttggatctcttatcgagtatcacatcgtccctgttcaccgtggagcgcagcgcagtgagttcctcggccgctagggcttcggatagtgcctcaagggcaagtgcggctgttttattttcggtgcggagtgctatgtatgggtcactagcaagagtgatgattccgttgggttcgggcattttgagcttcatgtacccgtaatggggtatagcttgaaatattgtgaatgcctctcgccctaatagagcgtggtatccgctgttgaacggggccacttggaatgtgacctcctcggacctgtaattatccggcgtgccgaacaccacatccagtgtgatttttcctgtacagcatgcttccctactggggattattcctctaaaggttacactgcttcgctcaatgcggctccagtctattttcatttttcgaagggtttgctcgtaaatgaggtttaatctgtTGCCGcgatccatgagtaccttggtaaggcgaaagtcgtccactattggactgaggaccaatgcggctggtgctcgggctgttcggaatttaggttcatcactggcgttaaaggtaagagtcgtgtcactccatggatttattgttgctacctggtggacttcagcgaggttgcggagtgttcgcttccgcatattatttgatgcgaaagtttcgaagactgttaataccgtattggtattgctgggctggtgctctggagctagaagctcttcgccacttttggccacctgccatagtatccaacatgctctaaggctatgagttggcgtggcgccctctgtactgtgaattttgcagggtccattgagccatccctccagtacggttccatgccctttaaagggtttttgctttttggtatttaacccaggtgtctggtaatgatgcacccttttactttggactggggttgtgttcaaggccggattatcccaaaatttgatttcggttttctaggcgctctccgtcgcacagtactttcgtactatggacgccaagtcggcaaagcgtgtaatttcgtgaTGACTTAcggtgttgaggattccttcgtccgtgtaattaatgcagaagaatgaaattgcatcctcttcacggcagtcctttatcctgttcatgactaggaggaatctggcccagtaatgatgtactattttagtgggctcttgccggatttgggatagatcgcttatgtttgggtgggcgggtggagttaaattccgaactccgtccgatctaagactcaggggcccagaagcttccgaacttggaagcttgggttcttggacgttgtccgatgaatctggcccgctgcctgattttaagttcagggcttgagtggtgttctcccctccgcgggaatccggcatggaggggtcagagatccggacatagctagtccttaggatagaagaagggtcgccgtattgttcctctaccacagcaacgtggtgggtagcctggggagagttaatctctctctgagatcggttttaggcccaatcttgtcgtaatctgtagcgactcccagggcggcgacgcgatccaagatctcgttcaaggaggagagctccatagGATCTAActtctcggcgagttccgagttgacgtgaagattgctttcgatgacccgagaagtcatcgtcggcgcggcggccgaacaggcggtcataagaaaaccccctagccggagagtttggctgatggccaaagctcctttggcaatggtgccgtctttaaagacgggatgaggcatccttcctgatggcgacggcacagagggactctcaatgaaaacaccaatgtcggtgtcaaaaccggcggatctcgggtaggggttcccgaactatgcgtctaggtggatggtaaccggagacaagggacacgatatttttacccaggttcgggccctctcgatggaggtaaaaccctactcctgcttgattaatattgatgatatgggtagtacaagagtagatctaccacgagatcaaagaggctaaaccctagaagctagcctatgatatgattgttgttcgtcctacggactaaaaccctccggtttatatagacacgggagagggttagggttacacggagtcggttacaatggtaggagatctacatatccgtatcgccaagctttccttccacgccaaggaaagtcccatccggacacgggacgaagtcttcaatcttgtatcttcatagtccaggagtccggccaatggtgatagttcggctatccggacaccccctagtccaggactccctcaatctttgtagaatatgtgggagccaatatgagcatccaggttccgctgttggttattgatcggagatgtgtttcgatcatgtctacatagttctcgaacccgtagggtccgcacgcttaatgttcgatgacgacatgtattatgagttatgtgttttgatgactgaaggttgttcggagtcccggatgagataacgtacgtgacgaggagtctcaaaatggtcgagacataaagattgatatattggaaggctatactcggacatcggaaaggttccggtgaaattcgggtaaaaacggagtgccggaggggttaccggaatcccacgggggaagtaatgggccaccatgggccttagtggagagagaggagggttgatcgcgagccccccccccccccccatgggtctgaattggactaggggaagggggcggcgcccccccccctttcctactccctctccctctccttccttccccctctcttccttggagggggatcctagtaggactaggaagtTCTAGTAGGACTCTTCCTCTTGGTgcgcgcccctagggccgaccggcctccccctcccacctttatatacgggggcaagggggcaccctacaacacacaagtttctcttaaccgtgtgcggtgcccccctccacagttacacacctcgatcataccatcatagtgcttaggcgaagccttgcgtcggtagcatcatcatcaccgtcgctatgccgtcgtgctgatgtaactcaccctcatcctcaactggatcaagagcacgagggacgtcatcgagctgaacgtgtgctgaacgtggaggtgccgtacgttcggtacatggatcggttggatcgtgaagacgttcgactacatcaaccgcgttactaaatgcttccactttcattctacaggatacgtggacacactctcccctctcgttgctatgcatcacatagatagatcttgcgtgatcatagaaatttttttgaaatactacgttccccaacactttcaaattcctcatagtgatcagcagatataaatcccatgtgactcaaagaatagagctatgctccccggcaacggtgcaaaaaaaggtcttgataacccacaagtataggggatcgcaacagttttcgagggtagagtattcaacccaaatttattgattcgacacaaggggagccaaagaatattctcaagtattagcaactgagttgtcaattcaaccacacctggaagacttaacatctgcagcaaagtatttagtagcaaagtagtatggaagtaacggtaacagtagcaaaagtaacagtagtagttttgtagcaatcgtaacagtgacaacggaaaagtaacttagcaaggatcaatatgaaacgagctcgtaggaaatggatcaataatggataattatgtcggatggcattcatcatgcaacagttataacataaggtgacacagagctagctccaattcatcaatataggcatgtattccaaatatagtcccttatggaaaagaacttgcatgacatcttttgtcctaccctcccgtggcagcggggtcctaatggaaactaaggaatattaaggcctccttttaatagagaactggaccaaagcattagcacttagtgaatacatgaactcctcaaactacggtcatcaccaggaagtgtcgcgactattgtcactccggggttgccagatcataacacgtagtaggtgactataacttgcaagataggatcaagaacactcatgtattcatgaaaacataataggttcaaatctgaaatcatgacactcggaccctagtgacaagcattaaacatggcaaagtaatagcaaacatcaatcttagaacataatggatactagggaccaaaccctaacaaaactaactcggttacatggtaaatctcatccaacccatcaccatccagcaagcctatgatgagattactcatgcatggcggtgagcatcatgaaattggtgatggaggatggttgatggtgacgatggcaacggatttccctctccggagccccgaacggactccagatcgtcTCCAATGTGGGACTTTTGTGGTACAGTCTTCTCTCACCAAATTGATTTGCGACCGACATCACATTGTGTTGACAGATGTTAACTCCACGGACGACTCTTGGCAGCTAGGCCACTTGCCTGGTGTGTGCACGGTTTTCAGTTCACGTGGTTGTGTCCATGTTGAAATGGTGCGCGCTTGAATCATCTTCGTTGGGGCAGCATCGCCATGGATCGATGTTGCTctttttgtttctttattttttACTTCTTCTAGTCATGTCTTTGGTCTTTTATGTCATTGCTCTCATGATACTTTGTGTGTGTGAGTATGTATTGGTTGTGTGTGCATCACAGCAATGTAGTGTCCGGATGAGTGCTCATTGTTTTTATGTTCATTTATGCTATACTTGAGTCAATATAAAAGGATCCATTATCGAAGAAGATAATGTAGTATCCCTTAGCCCATATTCTAAAACTGACGTAAATGTTACAAAAAACTTCATAGATTGTTCTTTTTGTTGTATGCATCTTANNNNNNNNNNATCCAAAGAATGCAGTTGGCTTTGACAATGATGTCGTGGAGTCTCTTGAAAGTCTGGTGCTCCGTGAGGATCATCCGAAGACGATGTTCATCTCCATATTTGGAGAAAGTGGTGTTGGAAAGAACACACTGGGAAGGGCTCTTTTCGAAAAATTTGGAAATAAAAAGGAGCTGGGAACTTACGGTTTTTTTGCCGCTGTGGAACCTGATGACCTAGAAGATGTTCTCCATACAATGTACAGACTAGTACCAAGTGAAACAGCTGATTGTGGTCGGCCAGTGGAAGCCACTAATATGGCTGGAGAAATATGTCGCTTCCTGGCCAATAGGAAGTACCTGATTGTTCTTTCTGGCATATCCTCAAGAACAATGCTCAACTGTCTAAGAATGTGCCTGCCAGATGATGAGAAAGGTAGCAGTGTGGTGCTGTTATTGGACACTGAGTGCGAAGAAGTAGCATGGCATGCTAATAGCTTAAATGAAGATGGCGTCAATAGAATTCACATGGTTACCCGTATGGATGAGGAAAAAACTGGACAGTTGTTCCGTTCGAGGGCTTTCAGGAAAGAAGTATCAGACAGAAAGGAAAACATGACCAAATATGACAAAATGGTGCATGATATAANNNNNNNNNNNNNNNNNNNNNNNNNNNNNNNNNNNNNNNNNNNNNNNNNNNNNNNNNNNNNNNNNNNNNNNNNNNNNNNNNNNNNNNNNNNNNNNNNNNNNNNNNNNNNNNNNNNNNNNNNNNNNNNNNNNNNNNNNNNNNNNNNNNNNNNNAGGGGGGCATCCTCTATCCATAGTGCTTCTGGCTGGACTTCTCCGATTCAAGGAGAAGCCGCTCCAGTGGCAAGCACTCCTCCAAGAGCTTTTGCCTGGACCGGGAATGGAAGAAGCCAAGAACGGTGAGAAGGGCGTCGATTGGCAGATGAGTGCTGCAGGACAATCTAATGTGGCCACCAGCACATCTATGGAGAGGATCTTCTGGGCGAGTTATGAAGACCTCCCCAGTGACCTCAAATCGTGCTTCCTCTACTTGGCCATTCTCGCAAAAAGTGGAGTGATGGATGTGGAAGTGATTGTTCGGATGTGGATTGGCGAGGGCTTCATCAAGCCGCACAAGGGAAATACTATGGAGGAGTTGGGTCACAAGTACCTCAAGGAACTGGCCCTGAGATGCCTTGTTGGCATAGAATCGAGGAATAACGAGGATGACATTAGGGACGTCAAGGTCCACAAGAGCCTAATTGCTTTCCTGCAGTTGGAGGCTCGTGAAGCTGGCTTTATTGAGATTCACGACGTACATGATGCCTTTGTGGCACCGTCGGTGCGCCGCCTCTGTTTTGATATCTACGGAGGCAGATACACCACATTCATCAGCAAGTTCACTAAGCTACGCTCCTTCGTATGCATGGACAAAGGGGAAAATGAGGAGACCAGGGAAAACAAAGNNNNNNNNNNNNNNNNNNNNNNNNNNNNNNNNNNNNNNNNNNNNNNNNNNNNNNNNNNNNNNNNNNNNNNNNNNNNNNNNNNNNNNNNNNNNNNNNNNNNNNNNNNNNNNNNNNNNNNNNNNNNNNNNNNNNNNNNNNNNNNNNNNNNNNNNNNNNNNNNNNNNNNNNNNNNNNNNNNNNNNNNNNNNNNNNNNNNNNNNNNNNNNNNNNNNNNNNNNNNNNNNNNNNNNNNNNNNNNNNNNNNNNNNNNNNNNNNNNNNNNNNNNNNNNNNNNNNNNNNNNNNNNNNNNNNNNNNNNNNNNNNNNNNNNNNNNNNNNNNNNNNNNNNNNNNNNNNNNNNNNNNNNNNNNNNNNNNNNNNNNNNNNNNNNNNNNNNNNNNNNNNNNNNNNNNNNNNNNNNNNNNNNNNNNNN from Triticum aestivum cultivar Chinese Spring chromosome 3B, IWGSC CS RefSeq v2.1, whole genome shotgun sequence includes these protein-coding regions:
- the LOC123066894 gene encoding probable disease resistance RPP8-like protein 2 (The sequence of the model RefSeq protein was modified relative to this genomic sequence to represent the inferred CDS: added 10 bases not found in genome assembly), with product MEEAKNGEKGVDWQMSAAGQSNVATSTSMERIFWASYEDLPSDLKSCFLYLAILAKSGVMDVEVIVRMWIGEGFIKPHKGNTMEELGHKYLKELALRCLVGIESRNNEDDIRDVKVHKSLIAFLQLEAREAGFIEIHDVHDAFVAPSVRRLCFDIYGGRYTTFISKFTKLRSFVCMDKGK